AACCACCCTCAGGCAAGATCACAGAGGACCCTGGTTGTGGTGAAGCTCCCACTTTCTGACAGCGCCCACTTCCTCAGACCCTCCTCCAAATCAACCACATAACCCCAAATCCTACAGCAGGCCTCTCTGCTGTGATGCTCTATGTGGCGCATGGTCTCACTCATCGCGGCCAGCCTTTGCCTGTCCAATGTGGGTGCCAGGTCCAGATGCCCTCGAGCTAAGGCACTGATGGCCCACAAGGATAGGACAGTGGTGGCCAGCAgccaggggcggggccaggctCCTAACAAGTACTCAGGAAGTGtgtagggatgggggtggggggtgggggtggggatggagatggAGGGTGCATCTCTAAACCAGGGGCGGGTTTACCAAAGTACAGTTCTCTCAGGCTCAGCTTTGGGAAGGAAAGGCTGGCCCCAGTGCCCTGGGAGATGCTGGTAAACACCCAAGGACCACAGGGCTACCAATGGACATAAGTGGGCACCCCTAGGCCAGGAGAACCCTGTCATCTCTGCCCTCAGAACCACCAGGACCAGTGGTAAGCTTCTCATAACATAAGGGGCTCTCCTCTCACTGTGCCTCTAAATGGCTGCTGAGAAGCCAAGGGAACAACAGCAGAAGTGTGCTCAGTGTCAGAGGAAGAGCTCATAGGTCCCAGAGGCCCAGGCCTCGGCCTGCCCTCCGACCTATGCAGGGACGCTAGATGTATCCACAAAAGCTGCAGGGACAGCAGCAAGGCAGGCTCCTCTGTCTAGACAGGGACGTCCACTGTGTGAGGAACAGGGCTGCTCCAGCGCCAGGACAGACAGGGATGAGCTGTGTTTCCTGGaggcatgtatgtgtatgtgagtgAGTCCAGGAGAGACAGAGGTCTTGGAAGACTCAAAAGGAGTAAAATGGAAACCttttaatctttatatttcaATGAGGTTATTTTCTGCAAAACTCATAGAAGACGTTCAGAATAGTTCaggaatttgtattttagaaCCACCAGGACAGAGAGGAAAGAATGCCCAGCAGCAGGTCCCCAGAGAAGCAGTAAGGGTTGGCAGGGGCCACACTGCCAGTCATGGTCCCTTCCCAGCCCGCAGGTGGCGGGGGCCAGAGGCAGGGGCCCTGGGGCCAGCTCCCACATACCATCTGGGCCTGAGTCCCAGGTGGCCCTTATGCCCAGTGTCCATGAAAGCTTGTGCCCTCCACACTGCACCACCTTCGTGAAGCTGGCTGGGCTGGACAGCATGGGGCCTGGCCATGTATGGGCTGAACAGTGACTCATCAGGCGCAGCGGCTCCTCATCTGCAAGGAGCACGGACGACTGGAATGGAATGGAAACATTTACACAGCCAAGACCAGAAGGCGCTAAAAAAGCCAAGTCCTGCCAGAGGGAGCAAGGGGGAGGAGCTGGCCAAGAGGGAAAGAGGTTGGTGCCTCGGGACAGAGGGGTTAGAATTCTCCCAAGGGGCCGGGACAAAAGGCAGTTTACCTTCTCTGTGCTCTGACCTATAACTCAACGCCTGCCCACTTTCCTACCACTAGATTAACATGGAGCATGTATCTCAGCCACCACATTGTCACACATCTGCAATGTTATGAGATGGTGGTGGAGAAACAACCACAGCCAGAGCTTACAAATGATGGGTCGCCAAATGATGAGTGCCCAGAGGCTCACATCTGAGATTAATGGAGCCACAGAGACAGGCTGTACTCAGAGATTTGGGTGGAAGATCGTGTTGGCTGGCCAGACCAAGAACATGGCACAGTTACCCAGCAGAATCCTGACCTCAAAAGCTTAGGCTCTTTCCACACACAAAAAGTTTGTGAGTCTCTTTGGGATCATATGTGAAATGAGCACAGGACTGGAAAGGATCCAGGAAAAAAAACGACGGCAAAAATTCAGACACTGTAAGCATCCACAATGGGGTCCCGGCAACTGGAGTCGTTACTCATCCACAGAGATGACAAGAAGGGTGGAACAACCTAAGTGCTGAGTGCATTGAGCAGAGCTCCCAAGGATCTAAAAGCTGGTCTGTAACCGTGTATTCAAGAGAAGCCCCTGCTGGGagagcaccccctccccccgcccccgccgcttCCCCACTCTAGGGCCAGGGAAGACAGGTCTGTACAAAGTATCCAAGAGAAGCCCCTGTTGGGAAAGGACCCCACTGCTCTGCCCAGTGCCCCTGGGGAGGCCGAAGGAACACAAACCCACAGGAAACTGCCCCACAAGCCCCTCCCATTCTGAAAGCCTATTTAAGGAGCTACAGCCAGGAGCAGCTGTAAAGAACACAAAATTCTCAAGGCTCTGGCTTCGGGGAGCTCCCAGGGGACCCCAGAACTGGACCTTGGCAGCCCTTTTGTGTGGCTCAGAAAAGGGCCCCAGAAGCCCTGGTTCTCGGCCTGAAACTGGCACCAGAACAAGGCATGGGGTCTGCCTTGGAGGGTCAACCTATTTTCCAGGGGAATTCAGAGCCTAAGCTAAGACCTGTGCTGAAAAGCTTAGGTTCTCGCAGGACTGCAAAACATCACAGCCTCTCGGGCAAACACCGGCAACTTCACATCAAGtcagacacacacgcacagaggcaACCCAAGTGCTCATCGGCAGGTGTACAGATCAAGAAGGTGCAGCACAAACACGCAGCCTTTCCCAGAAGCATGCATGGCCCCACAGCACACATGCTCAGAGACAGAGGAGAAGTCCTATAGGAATACAAAGAAGTTAAACCTATTTACAAAAcaaggcagggtgcctgggtagctccacTGGCAGAAGGTCTGAGtcctggttttagctcaggtcatgatctcagggttgtgagttagagccccaagtcaggctcttcACTCATCAGGGAacctgctggaaattctctccctcttcctctgtctctccgtTTGTGTGTGCGCATgatgtctctctaaaataaaaaaataaatctttaaaaaaaaaacaaaccagtgaaagggtggtgatggtgggatgggggtgggagtcAAACTGGCAGTGTCTAAGGGTGCAGACACGAAGCAGGAAATGACTAAGCCAGAGACCCACTGCAATGCTGAGGAGCACAGACAGGATTACACCAGGCGGGTCAGCATCGTCCCAATGGCTGGAATCACtatacataaatgtatcaaaGTCACGCTATATGccttaaatttagaaaatgtaaaatgtcaaatttaccaagtaaaaattttaaaactaagaaaacaagaCCCCGCTCATAAGTATTCacccaaggaaagaaaagtgtTATGCTCACCTATAAAACTGTATGTTCATGTATAAAAACCTACATTTGAGTATTTGAAGCAGCTGTATTTATAAGAGCCCAAACctgaaaataacctaaatatccCTGGAATGGCGAACACATAAGACAACCGGTTCATCCACACGGCTGGGATGCTACTGAGCAACAGGAAGGAATGACCTCTGACCCACACATCACAGAGAAGTCTCAGAGGCAGAATGAGGAGGAAGAAGTCATGATGAGAGGAAGACAGCAGCGCAGGGGTTGCCTGCAGGGGTTCAGTGCAGGGACAGTTTGAGCACCAAGAAATGGGCATAAGGGAAGTTAGGGGGTGACGGGACCATTTGTATACTGCGTGTCGTGGTGCTGACATGACCAGATGCATCCATAGTACACaccaaaaaataacttttattgcaTGTAAATTTTTAAACTGTACAGGTTCTGGAGTCAAACTGTCTAGGTTCTGATCCTGATGCCATCATCACCTACCTGGCTAAGTGAGCAAACCACTCCATTGCTCTGAGAGCAGTCACCTCCACCATGAAGATGTGGGATTTTAACTGTCCTACCTCCTGAGGAAAACTGCAAGGTCTGAGGaagttattatatataatgtgcTTCCAACAGAGTGTAGCAAGTGCTCAACACTCAGCAAGTAGTATCTATCTATCAGAGAAGGCCCTGACTCTCAAGAGCTGTCTCAGGGTCTTCTCTGGCTGTGCCACCCTCCTGGCCCTTTGGGGGTGAGCCGGAGGGGCTTGAGGAGAGAGAGGGCCGTCAAAGCCAAATAGAAGCTGTAAGATGTAAGAGATATGAGACAGCCAGGGATGTGGGTGGGAGTTTGGCAGAAGAGCAGTAATCATGGGCAATTTCATGAGAAAATATcttacatcttttattttctttccgaATAAAACCCAAACATGGTGGTAAGGGGAGGGACGGTGGATGGCCTAGCCACTGGGTGCCATCTTCGGCTCTACGAAGGCCCAGCCTAGAGACACAGTAGGTGGGGTGGGTGAGGCACACTGGGAAAAGATTCTGTGCTCCCTGGGCCCAGAAGGGGGCAACCCTTCCCAGGCTGACCTCACCAAGACCAGGGATTCGGAAGCATGTCAGGTCTCCCACCTGGGACATCTCACCCCTGGGCCCACTTCTGCACGTATAAAAATATGCTAGCAGGCCACCCTTTGCCCACACAGCCTGTAGCAAAAGGATCAGAGCCCGCAAACCTCAGCTAAATCCAGGAGACAGAGCACGGCACAGGCGGCAGGGAGCAGTATCCCACTTTATGTGCTGCAGGGACCTGGGGGCCAGCAGCACACCAGGGACTTCCTGTCCTTGAATGATACCCTGCTTGGCAAAGGGCTGTCCTGGAGCTCAGCGTGCAGACGGGCAAGTGGGGAACAAGAGCCGAGGTCACCACACAACGTGAGTACGTGTCAATGGAAGCACACCTGCTCCTGGCTGCAGGCCCACCAGTCGAGAGGCCTCTTACCAGACATCTCACACACCGAACCAGAAGATATCATGAGGCTGCACCTCCCCTGGCACGAAGGCAGGCTCCTTGCCTCTGAAGAAAAGCACAGAGCAAGACAAGAAGATGTCAACAAGCTGACGGGTCTGGGACTGGGATGTGCTCTCAAGGCCAGATTTGGAGACATACACCGTCTGTCCACCTGGCTGGGTGACCCAGCGCCTGGCCGCTAAATCAAGTAACAGGGTTAACTGCCACAAGCCAGGTGGCCTCTGACCACCAATGCCTGGGGAAGCCCCCAGCAGAGACAGGAAGTGCCTGAAACATGGGCCAGCTGCAGGGATGAGACACCAGCACAGCCTAATGCTGTTTCCTGATCCGTGGTCAATGTTCACAAGATCTTCTTTCCAATTTGCCTTAATTACAGATTAGCATTCCAAATCACTTCCTCTCAGGTCACTATTCTTAATTTTGAAGTCACTCAGTGTCCTGGCAATCATTCGTCACCTTCAGCAGCAGATGGAAAACAGCACAGTTCACCATGTTCCTCATGAAGCAGGCCAGACGTGGACCTGGAGAAAGGCAAGTTCCTGTCCCCTGCAGGTCtgcggggaggggagcagggtcAGTGCATGGGGAGAGTGACTCCTGAGCCCACTTCCATACGGTGCACCCACAGCTATCGGGCAGCAAAGGACAGTGCATCAGTTGTCCGGCCACTGCGGGCATCTGGGAAGGAGTGAGAAAAGCCAGTGACATGTCAACGTATGCAAAGATGCCACATGTCAGACAACCTGTGTGTATAATAAATGCTTCTACATGCTGTCTGCTATTGAGATGGCTCTGGTTCTGTGAAGTCAGGAAGAAAGGCCATTCACGTGTGCTCTCTTCTTTTGACATACATGCTGGTGCTGTGGGCCACACTGTGTGACTCTGCTAGTCAGGGCCTCAAGCTATCCCTGCAGACAACACAAAAGCTGGCCATGGGGCAAGGCCCACCCGTGAGCATTCCATGAACATGAACCTTTCAACTGAATTTCTTCAACTTCTTCTGAGTGAGCACCGATGCTGTCTCCCAGCCTTGTCTGCTATTTGGTTAAAATTTAAGTGGGAAGACACATTTATACAGAAACGAAATTATTTCTGTGACAAAAGACTGGCCGGAAAGGTTATGAGTTTGTTAGCACCGCAATTTAAAGCCCCAAGTCAGGACTTTACAGCTCGGCTATAATCAAACGGCTCCCAGCTGGAAGAGCATGAGGCACTGCAGTCTTCAGGGGGCCAGCATCCGAGGCACGCCACCTTTCGGTCTCTAGAGTCAATACTACGAGTGCAGTCCCTTCAGACAGGCCAGAGTCCATCAGAATTCCTCTGGGTCCAGAAGCTGGATGGCGACATGCAAATGTGTCACAGAACAATGCGCCTCTGGCTGCTCCTCCCTCCATGAGGCAGAGGTCCTGAGTGAAATGTGCATGATGCCCTGGAGGGGCTCCAAATCTGGGTCCTGGTACTCCACTCCCTGCAATCTTTCATTGATCCCCAATGCTTTAGGGGAGGGACTCAGATGTGACCTCACTTCAAAACAGTGTTTCTCTTATGAGCAGTATGTTTCATTCTGttgtgggaggagaggcagaggggcacCAGGCCCCCTGCTCTTGTGGGCCCTGGCCAAAATGCCCCCAGAAGGAAGCTGGCTGTCACATTGATCCCTAGACCCATCCACTTGGGTGGGAGTCCCTTCTACAGGCATAGGCTCCCTCCCCGCCAGGGCAGCCCCCTTTCCCCTCAGTGTGACCCCGTGGTGACAGCCTAGTAACGCCCTGGTGTGCTTCTGTTGCAGCTCAGATGAAGTCGGGATGAGCTCTCACAACATGTCATGGGTACAGTACCCAAGCTGCGTCTCCACAGCAGTGGAAGATGTCATCGCCGCGCAGAGCATCATCTCTAGATGCCTGCATGTCTATATGGCTCTGAGTGTCCCGATAAGCTTGGTGGCCGGGCTCTTCAACCTGACCACCTTCATAAAGGGCCGCGCAAGGCAGGGGAGCCTGGATGCATTCCTCTTAGACCTCACTGTCACCAACATGCTGGTGACATTGCTCTCCCTCACCGCCATCAGCCGGCCGGACTACATGGCCACCACCAACCTGAGCTGTGCCATCCTCTGCTTCCTGGCCAACGTCTGCTACTTCAATGTGCAATACGCACAGCTGGCCATGCTCTCTGTGTTCCTGCTGCAGGGCTCCTTGCCCTGCCTGCGTATGGCCATCAGTGGGGCCCAGAGCTCTGTGGCGAGTCTGGCTGCCATTGGGGGCTGTGCCTTCTGCAGCTCCCTGGTGCTGGTGGCCCTGCTGGGCACATCTGGGGAGCTGTTCCAAACCACCCTGTGCCAGGTAGACCCACTGACCGCCTGGCCGGAGTATGAAATTGTGAAGGTCAGCCTAGGCTTTGGGCTGGCCCTTGTCCTGAAGCTGGCGTTCTTCATCCTGCTTGTTGTCCAGCTGGCCCGGTGGGCAGCCCCTCCCCAGAGAGATACAGCCTCTGCTCCCTCAGTAGTTCTGGCCATGGCCCTGACCACGTTTGCCTGCCGACTCCTCTACAGCATCGCACTCCTGCGACGGGCCCGGCTGAAGCTGCAGAGGGACATTGGCTCGCCCAGGGATGAGCTCTTCATGAACCTGGCAGAGCTGGTCCTGTTTGGGGAGAGCTGTGTGAATTCGCTGGCCATCCTCTTCCTCCATGGGCCTTGCAGGCTGGCACTGCTGAAAGTTCCAGAGCAGCTCACCCAACGGTGCAGGAAGGAAGAGCCAAGCAACAGCTTTTCCTTAAAGAGAATCGAGGGTTAAGGCAGGGCCTCACCTATAGCAGATGAGCGAGCCAAGCCAAGTGAGAGAATCTCCCTGACAGGAAACACAGCCATTTGCTGAAACTC
This genomic window from Canis aureus isolate CA01 chromosome 8, VMU_Caureus_v.1.0, whole genome shotgun sequence contains:
- the LOC144319427 gene encoding uncharacterized protein LOC144319427 — protein: MSSHNMSWVQYPSCVSTAVEDVIAAQSIISRCLHVYMALSVPISLVAGLFNLTTFIKGRARQGSLDAFLLDLTVTNMLVTLLSLTAISRPDYMATTNLSCAILCFLANVCYFNVQYAQLAMLSVFLLQGSLPCLRMAISGAQSSVASLAAIGGCAFCSSLVLVALLGTSGELFQTTLCQVDPLTAWPEYEIVKVSLGFGLALVLKLAFFILLVVQLARWAAPPQRDTASAPSVVLAMALTTFACRLLYSIALLRRARLKLQRDIGSPRDELFMNLAELVLFGESCVNSLAILFLHGPCRLALLKVPEQLTQRCRKEEPSNSFSLKRIEG